In the genome of Pseudanabaena mucicola str. Chao 1806, the window ACTGGCATGGGGCGATTTTAATCGAGGCTCTACGCGAACGGGCGGCCCTTAAAGGAATTGAGCTAGAGATTATTGGTTTGGGAGGTGATCGCATGGAAGCGGCAGGCGCAAAGTTACTTGGTAATACTGTAGGTATTGGGTCAATTGGTGCTATCGAGGCTCTACCCTACATTTTGCCGACGATTCGTCTACAGGAAAATGCCAAGAAATCCCTAAAAAAATCGCCGCCAGATGTTGCTGTTTTGATTGATTACATGATGCCCAATCAAGGTATGGGTTACTTTGCTAAGCGTGTACTCAATATTCCCGTCATTTATTACATCGCACCGCAGGAATGGGTCTGGTCATTTAATGACAAAAATACCAAGGCGATAGCTGCCTTTACCGATAAGTTATTAGCGATCTTTCCACAAGAAGCAGCTTATTATGAAAAACAAGGAACCAATGTGCAATGGGTGGGGCATCCCTTTGTTGATCTGATGGCGAAAGTGCCCGATCGCATGGCAGCACGTCAACAAATGGGAATTACTGCTGATGATCTGGTTGTTACCCTCTTGCCTGCATCGCGCACCCAAGAACTACGGGATGTCATGCCGATTATTCTCAAGGCTGCTAAGATTATTCGAGCAAAGCTACCCCATGTAAAATTCTTGTTGCCCCTCTCCCTTGAGCGTTACCGTCCTACGGTGGAGAAATTATTAATAGAATATGAAATCAATGCCACGATTATCTCAGGACAGTCACAGATTGCCATCAGTGCTGCCGACTTGGTGCTTAGTAAATCAGGAACGGTGAATTTAGAAACAGCTTTGCTCAACGTGCCACAGGTGATTTTATATCGCCTTAGTGCAATTACCGCTTGGATTGCTCGTTACATAGTGCGTCTGCAATTGCCCTTTATTTCTCCAGTAAATTTGGTAAATATGGAAGCGGTTGTGCCTGAATTTGTGCAGTATGAGGCAATTCCTGAGGCGATCGCTGCAAGTGCATTGGACTTATTAATTAATCCTCAAGCAAGGCAAACCATACTTGAGGGATATACCAGAGTCAGAAAGAGCTTGGGAGAAAAAGGGGCAATTAATCGCGTTGCCGATGCCATTCTTGATTATTTATAAATAGGACTTACGCAAACCGAACGAATTTCTTAGGATTTAGGTAGATGTAGTGCGGGCTTCGCCCGCACTACATCTACCCAATGCGTAAGTCCTAATAAAAAGAAAAGCTGCCTTAGGCAGCTTTTCTTTTTATAAACGATTTCCTTTAGTAACGAAGTTACAGAACTTATCAAAGGGAAGTGGGCGGCTGTAGTAATAGCCTTGGATACCATCGCATCCCAAATCTTGGAGAACTTTGAGTTCGCCATGGGTTTCCACACCTTCAGCAACGGTCTTGAAATTGAGACTCTTTGCCATTGTGATGATAGCTTTGGCGATCGCTCGATTTTGGGAATCAGTATCAATATGTTGCACAAAGCAGCGATCAATTTTGAGTGTATCTAATGGAAACTTTTTGATATAGCTTAAAGACGAGAAACCTGTACCAAAGTCATCAATTGAGAGCTTGACTCCAAGATCTTTGAGTTCCTTCAACTTGGTTAAGCTGGCATCAATGTTATGGACAACTGTAGTTTCCGTAATCTCTAATTCTAAATATTGAGGATCAAACTGCATCTCTTCCAAAATATCTAAGATCCTTTTATTTAGATTATGTTGCTGAAACTGTCTACCAGAAAGGTTTACCGAAACTTTAAGGGATGAAATGCTCTGAAGAACATCATTAGTGTTGTGAAGTGCATTTTGGGAAATCAATGTCTGTGCTGCCTTGACCTGTTGACAAGCTGTCCTCAGTATCCATTCACCAATCTCAATAATCGAACCATTACTTTCGGTGATCGGGATAAACTTCATTGGTGAAATGAGTCCTTCAGAAGAATGATTCCATCGGATTAGTGACTCAGAACCAAACATTTCACCTGTGGCGATACTGACCTGAGGTTGATAATAAAGCTCAAATTCTTGATTATCAAGTGCATAATGTAAATCGGTCTGTAACTCTAGTCTCAGCGGTAACTTGACTTGAATTTCATCAAAGAATTGATAACAATTGCCACCGTGACGCTTTGCCTCTTGTAGTGCAAGGTTTGCCTGCTGCATTATGCCACTAGTATCTTGGGAATGGAGAGAAATGCCAATACTTGCGGTAACGTAAACTTCGGTTAGTCTTACGATAAAAGGATCTGCAAAAGAATCTAATAATGAATTTGCAACATATTTAGCCTCGAATTTAGGATTGGCTGTCGATAGGATAATCGCAAATTCATCACCGCTAAGGCGACAAATCGTATCATCATCCTGAACTATATCAATGATTCGCTTAGCGATTGCTTGGAGGAGCAGATCTCCAAATTCTTCTCCTCGAGAATCATTAATTACACCAAATCGATCAATATCAATTAGAAGAATTGGAATTGGTACTTCTTGAGAAGTATTAGAAATGGCTCTGTCTAAACGCTCACGCAAGGCTAGACGGTTAGGAAGTTGCGTTAGGGGATCAAAATACAATAGATTTTCTAATTTCTCTTGAGCAATATTTTGAGCAATATTTTGATAATGTTGATTAACTTTTTCTTTTTTGCTAAGTTGTACGGAGATCGCTTCTAGTAACTCTTCACGGTTGAGTGGCTTAGTGAGATAATCATCGGCTCCCCAGAGCATACCTTTGCGTAAATACTGGTGATCGGCTAAAGATGTTAAAAATATGAAGGAAATAAGCGTCAGTTTCGGATCTTGACGAATGGCATCCAAGACTTCATAGCCATCCATCTCGGGCATTTGTACATCTGACAAAATTAAATCTGGTATTTGCTGCCTAGCAATTTCTAATCCCTTCCGTCCACTAGATGCCGACATAACACGATATTTTGACAGTTCTAGAATGTCACAAATGCTATATCGAATATCATCATCATCTTCTATGACTAGTAAGGTATACATTTTGTGTAACCTCTGCAACATTCCATGGATTTTACTGCTTGTGCAAGCAAAAGGGGCATTTAAAATCTCATCACGATCTTTAAACGGGATGGACTAGGTTTACTTCTCTGAGACAGGCTAGAATATAACCTAATGATATTAGAAACATACCGTACTTTGCAGATTTCCTCGACTT includes:
- a CDS encoding two-component system response regulator, which codes for MYTLLVIEDDDDIRYSICDILELSKYRVMSASSGRKGLEIARQQIPDLILSDVQMPEMDGYEVLDAIRQDPKLTLISFIFLTSLADHQYLRKGMLWGADDYLTKPLNREELLEAISVQLSKKEKVNQHYQNIAQNIAQEKLENLLYFDPLTQLPNRLALRERLDRAISNTSQEVPIPILLIDIDRFGVINDSRGEEFGDLLLQAIAKRIIDIVQDDDTICRLSGDEFAIILSTANPKFEAKYVANSLLDSFADPFIVRLTEVYVTASIGISLHSQDTSGIMQQANLALQEAKRHGGNCYQFFDEIQVKLPLRLELQTDLHYALDNQEFELYYQPQVSIATGEMFGSESLIRWNHSSEGLISPMKFIPITESNGSIIEIGEWILRTACQQVKAAQTLISQNALHNTNDVLQSISSLKVSVNLSGRQFQQHNLNKRILDILEEMQFDPQYLELEITETTVVHNIDASLTKLKELKDLGVKLSIDDFGTGFSSLSYIKKFPLDTLKIDRCFVQHIDTDSQNRAIAKAIITMAKSLNFKTVAEGVETHGELKVLQDLGCDGIQGYYYSRPLPFDKFCNFVTKGNRL
- the lpxB gene encoding lipid-A-disaccharide synthase, with amino-acid sequence MESSSEINSQISSEIKMKRRIFISTGEVSGDWHGAILIEALRERAALKGIELEIIGLGGDRMEAAGAKLLGNTVGIGSIGAIEALPYILPTIRLQENAKKSLKKSPPDVAVLIDYMMPNQGMGYFAKRVLNIPVIYYIAPQEWVWSFNDKNTKAIAAFTDKLLAIFPQEAAYYEKQGTNVQWVGHPFVDLMAKVPDRMAARQQMGITADDLVVTLLPASRTQELRDVMPIILKAAKIIRAKLPHVKFLLPLSLERYRPTVEKLLIEYEINATIISGQSQIAISAADLVLSKSGTVNLETALLNVPQVILYRLSAITAWIARYIVRLQLPFISPVNLVNMEAVVPEFVQYEAIPEAIAASALDLLINPQARQTILEGYTRVRKSLGEKGAINRVADAILDYL